Within the Miscanthus floridulus cultivar M001 chromosome 2, ASM1932011v1, whole genome shotgun sequence genome, the region GCATTACCATAATTAGCAAGCCGATGATGGCTCTACCCTTTGCGCTGTAGTGGCTGGCGCCGGTCTGGGGAGAGGCAGCAGCGTAGCGTCACATCGAGCTCGGATGTGATGGCAAAGGTAGGTGGGGCAAGCCCACGCGCGGCAAGGCGACGGTGCAGGCAGTGCCATGTGCCGGCCACAATAGGCCAAGTGCGGCCACGCGCGCATGGTCCCGCGTAAGCGAGCACGAGGCGGCATAGTGGCCAGGCGGACACGACGGTGGTGGCAGAGCGGCCAGGCTCACCAGGCCCTAGCGTCCCACCGAGCTCGTTGTGCGCGTGAGTGCGTGAGCGTGGCAACGGTGGTACGAAGCCCGCACGGCGATGCGCACGGGTGCATGCGTGGGTGAGCGGCGACGCCGGCCGAGGCACGATGATCGCGCCCAAACACTGCAACCGTCCGAAAACgtgtcatgcacgctttttaaagcgtcccaaaaatcCAACTCAATGCTTCAACTGCTAAACCTCCTATTCCATACTCAAGAAGGCATGTTAGGCTATCAAAACCAGCCATGAAACCCTACCACTACTTAATCCAATTcgcctacaaaaattgccaaacttggcctTGTCAAACCGCTTCCCGAAttaggaaattcgactaagtctcgATTGAATTCGCGTCGAATTCAGTTTCCAAGCTATTCGgtacgctagctagtgaattcctttcgctacctcaagtatttcatcgtcacctacgaagcttatactacaaactttattaaagtgccgtATATGCCTTCTATAGTATTttcattcaataaaaattcgtttaaaaccctaagtgatataacacgaCATTGAATGTATCTTTCGTTTCGCGTTTTCGATGATCATTTCAAGTTACGTACATTGCTTAACACCCTctgttacacacatttacacataaatatgatgctcatgcagtgttttagcaaaagactgtacATGATGACAACTTTTTTATATGACCTTGTTCATAAttatcaaggaaaaacttttcaCGTATGAATTAAACATATATGTTCTTACATCCATTCTTATCATAATTGAGCAAGGTAATAAAAAATTCCAATAAAAAACTAACAAAATTAGATTGAATTATAAGATGATGCATGAAATTGTAAAACAAATAGCAATATATGGATGTCTtcaatatttttaatatattaaAAATAGTAATTGCGCTTGGCGGAGATGACGTGGCTAGCTTATATTAAGAGGTTGAAATTTAGTGGGATGACATGACTATTAGTGGGAGATAATATTAGCTGGTTGTGATCCCTTGGATCATGTTAGCTTGTTGTGATCTAGTGATCTTACAGTTGAAACCTTCTTTCCCTGCCCCACTCCTTTAACATGATTCTATTGTCAATGCATACAAGATCTTTGTTACTCCCTCCAATTCTAAATTTTAAGTCATTCCAATAATCTTGgaaagtcaaagcatctcaaagaTTGATGAAATCAAATAAGTATTctatgaaaatataactaatgaagaatctaatgatacttagttggcaccataaatgttattatcttatcatgtaaatttggtcaaatttgagaTGATTGAGATGGAGGAGTACCTTCCTACCTTATCACCTCCGAAACTTtaagccccgttcggcttaccttaaatccggtttgttcggcttcttttttcagtcggaatagtgtttttctctcacaacatttcagccagtacagtgtttttcagctaatTTCAGACAAGTTTTAGCCAGCCGAACGAGGTTATCGCCTCCCAAACGCAATACACAAATGACTAGTGGGTAGTAGCATGCAACCTAATTCTGTTGTCAATGCATACAAGACTTTTGTTACCTCTCCCACCTTATCACCTCCCAAACGCATGCACAAGTGAAGTGACTAGTGGGTATAGTAGCAGGCATGGCCATTTTCTCCAGTCACGTATGGCATGCGTGCACGATTGCATTAATTGTTTTCAGTCATAACCATAACACTCTGCACCTTTTTTTAATCACAGTTCATTTTTGTTGTAACCTGTGCCGACCATTTAAAATTACGCAACTATTCATCACACACCGCACGGGGATGTGGCATGTAACTCCGGAGTGTGTGTATACTGTCTGATGCTTCGACCGGTTGATTTAATAAAAGACAAGCAagtcaaaaaaaaaactattcatCCATGCATTTTGGTATATCTATTGTGGAGCTAATCCATTCTATACTCGCTCTCCACCCAAGCCTATACTACCTCGATATTATATGATCGATTTAAATATTTCATCAATTATCATAATATATACAACTATGTACTTTTTATAATATATGTGCTTCTTATAAGCTATGTCTAGAATAATATCTTAGAGTCCCGTAGCAATGCTCGGGTACTATCTAGTATATCCAATTTCAGTTGTATCCTTGTCTTTTCCTTTCTGGAAAAAATTTGCGCGTCATTTTGCCTTCTAAGACGTGTACATTCCGAATTCTCATTTGCTGCTTCACATCACAACGACCAGTCATTAGTGCATACGGATGGGCAGTAGGCGTCGCTGTTTTGAGTTTCTGACAAAACCCTTCATTGAATGTCGACGGAGTGTCATCCCAATGCCGCGTCATGCAACTGTTTCCTGCTACCTTCTCCCTTAAGCAACAGAATCCTTTATAACACCTTCCTCATCCACAGCTCGTCATCACAGataattttgttttcctttttcccATTTCGCGTCGCGAAAAATGGTGATCGTTGATCCAAAAGCCCTGGCCTCCGCGCACCAGTTCACCGTCGTCATCGACGGCGTCGAGACGGCCGTCCACGATGGCGTGCTCCGGCGCAACGGCGGCACGGTGGCCGTGGTCGGCCCGGGCGTCCTGGAGGTGAGCCGTCTCCAGCACGTGgtggtgcgcggcggcggcggcggcgacgtccGCTTCTCCCGGTGCGGGTACGCGGCCGCCGAGGACTGCGGCGCGGCGTTGTTCCACCGGTGCGACGCGGTGCGCGTGGGCGGCTCCCGCGACGTGGCCGTGCGCCGGTGCCGCTCCGCCGACGTGGAGCACGTGGCGGGCGCCGTGGCCATCCGCCGCTGTAAGGGCGCCGTGCGCGTCCGCGGCGCCGGGGGGGAGCTCCGCGTGGGCCGGTGCCGGGAGGCCGACGTCGGCGGGTGCGCCGACGTCGCCGTGGCGCGGTGCCGCGCCGCGCGCGCCGACTGGTGCGGCGCGCTCGCGCTGGGGAGGTGCGGCTCCGCCGACGTCACCCGCTGCGGCGCCGTGCGCGTCAACCGCTGCCGCGACGCCACCGTGTCCGGGTGCGGCACCGTGGCGGTGCGCCGGGGAAAGGTGAGCATGGTGGAGATGGGCCAGCAGGTGCCGCCGGATTTTCACGAGCAGACGATGATGTATCAGCAGGGTGAACCTGTCCTCACTACGCCGGTGGCAGTCGTGGCCAAGTGAAGGGAGATGCTTACTGTACTGCCTGCGTCGCCCTGTCGTACGGCCGGTTATCGCATTCGTATCTACGCTGAAAATATGTGTAATACTAT harbors:
- the LOC136538723 gene encoding uncharacterized protein — protein: MVIVDPKALASAHQFTVVIDGVETAVHDGVLRRNGGTVAVVGPGVLEVSRLQHVVVRGGGGGDVRFSRCGYAAAEDCGAALFHRCDAVRVGGSRDVAVRRCRSADVEHVAGAVAIRRCKGAVRVRGAGGELRVGRCREADVGGCADVAVARCRAARADWCGALALGRCGSADVTRCGAVRVNRCRDATVSGCGTVAVRRGKVSMVEMGQQVPPDFHEQTMMYQQGEPVLTTPVAVVAK